A DNA window from Bacteroides cellulosilyticus contains the following coding sequences:
- a CDS encoding dephospho-CoA kinase: MKLTNPNAAQIEMLHAMASIETEEELYELKQALSKFFAHRAQKELDKLWENGTLDQQKLNELRKQHLRTPYKQ; this comes from the coding sequence ATGAAACTAACTAATCCTAATGCTGCTCAAATAGAAATGCTACATGCTATGGCGAGTATTGAGACCGAAGAGGAATTGTACGAATTAAAACAAGCACTTTCTAAGTTTTTTGCACACCGGGCACAAAAAGAGTTGGATAAACTTTGGGAAAACGGTACATTAGATCAACAAAAGCTTAATGAATTGCGTAAGCAACATCTCAGAACTCCCTACAAGCAATGA
- a CDS encoding fimbrillin family protein produces the protein MKRIAEKIILLAPLVSLFMSCSPELEDTSEMTIASLQVTLNGFRGRVDTRAQESGYQTSFTGEEQIGVFALKNSGNVILENNVPYKYNAAGTWQPANTNNQIHVYGAGITYYAYYPYNGSMNDKKSVAEITSAFTPPADQSDYAKYTSADLMTGAGTLNGGTLAFSFTHAMSLIEIQINETSNSDAPYDPAPVFYGMAPWKMPDGIYRYLVRPGADAEVAFDYGPADNRYAYQKSLAAADVKAGNYTRIAAPFKNFSMTLNTGSYVATTLGPVSKVIVNGNTYTATAVGGSSNEYILNGLRKIPEPLASFDVYITDNLAKAESKEQLLVSATTTNLTVNANTLTVTLPLSAGGMEGAGTEADPYRVTTPPQLRGVGKEGTENVEAETECYVQTQDIDLNMYANWKPVKSGLLYDGKGFKISNLKSTRGGIFSYCGGTIQNVHLASGEIKVSGISVGGIVNKSDRSGCKILKCSNAATIVSTNGGDVGGVIGEGRHCIIEYCKNSGNVTADVYGGGVIGLTWGNQIDPGNPGMDTEIRYCYNTGTITKSNARNGDGHCGGILSRLVRTLVMEYCYNAGQIIDNGSNNAIGSLTGELDNSYSRNNYGISIPSVQLHCTNNNGSSTNDAFFDDGNNKWPVYSTDSSNGWGSAHWKSYSQGKYPKLLWEPNEEEGL, from the coding sequence CAATTGCCTCCTTGCAAGTCACGCTCAACGGCTTTCGTGGCAGAGTAGATACACGCGCACAAGAAAGCGGATACCAAACTTCCTTCACGGGAGAGGAACAAATAGGGGTTTTCGCCTTAAAAAACTCCGGTAATGTCATTCTGGAAAACAATGTTCCTTATAAGTATAATGCTGCCGGAACATGGCAACCCGCCAATACAAACAATCAGATCCATGTATACGGCGCCGGCATTACTTACTATGCCTATTATCCTTACAACGGCAGTATGAATGATAAGAAGAGCGTTGCGGAAATAACCTCCGCATTCACCCCTCCGGCAGACCAGAGCGACTATGCTAAATATACCTCCGCCGACCTGATGACAGGCGCAGGTACACTTAACGGTGGCACATTGGCTTTCTCTTTCACGCATGCCATGTCTTTGATAGAGATCCAGATTAATGAAACGAGCAATTCGGATGCTCCGTATGATCCTGCTCCTGTGTTTTATGGCATGGCTCCTTGGAAGATGCCGGATGGGATATACCGCTATCTTGTGCGTCCCGGCGCAGACGCTGAAGTTGCATTTGACTATGGTCCTGCCGACAACCGCTACGCTTATCAGAAATCCCTTGCGGCTGCCGATGTTAAGGCAGGAAACTATACACGCATTGCGGCTCCTTTCAAAAATTTCTCTATGACGTTGAATACGGGAAGTTATGTAGCCACCACATTGGGCCCGGTTTCAAAAGTGATAGTAAATGGAAATACATATACTGCAACTGCGGTCGGTGGAAGTAGTAACGAATATATATTGAATGGACTGAGAAAAATTCCGGAACCTCTCGCTTCCTTCGATGTTTATATCACCGATAATTTGGCAAAAGCGGAGAGTAAAGAGCAATTGCTGGTTTCTGCCACCACTACCAATCTGACAGTAAATGCTAACACCTTGACAGTGACCTTGCCGCTAAGTGCAGGCGGCATGGAAGGGGCAGGTACGGAGGCTGATCCGTATCGGGTGACAACTCCGCCACAGCTGAGGGGAGTAGGAAAGGAGGGAACGGAAAATGTCGAGGCGGAAACAGAGTGCTATGTACAAACCCAAGATATAGATTTAAATATGTATGCCAATTGGAAACCGGTGAAAAGTGGATTGTTATATGATGGCAAGGGTTTTAAGATTAGCAATCTGAAGAGTACACGAGGAGGAATATTTTCCTATTGTGGAGGGACGATACAAAATGTGCATCTTGCTTCCGGAGAAATAAAAGTTAGTGGTATATCAGTTGGAGGTATAGTGAATAAAAGCGATAGGTCCGGTTGCAAAATCCTCAAATGTAGTAATGCGGCTACTATTGTATCAACTAATGGTGGCGATGTCGGCGGTGTAATAGGTGAAGGTAGACATTGCATCATCGAATATTGTAAAAACTCTGGAAATGTCACGGCAGATGTATATGGTGGCGGTGTTATAGGACTTACTTGGGGGAACCAGATAGATCCGGGTAATCCTGGTATGGATACGGAAATAAGGTATTGTTATAATACTGGCACAATAACCAAAAGTAATGCGCGTAACGGTGATGGACATTGTGGCGGGATATTGAGCCGTCTGGTTAGAACATTGGTCATGGAATATTGCTATAATGCCGGGCAAATAATAGATAATGGTAGCAATAATGCGATAGGAAGTCTCACTGGAGAATTAGATAATAGTTATTCGAGAAACAATTATGGAATTTCTATTCCAAGTGTTCAGCTGCATTGTACCAATAATAATGGATCTTCAACCAATGACGCCTTTTTTGATGACGGCAACAATAAATGGCCTGTATATAGCACTGATTCATCTAATGGTTGGGGAAGTGCACACTGGAAATCTTACAGCCAGGGAAAATATCCCAAGTTGCTATGGGAACCGAACGAAGAAGAAGGCTTATAG